One genomic region from Uloborus diversus isolate 005 chromosome 2, Udiv.v.3.1, whole genome shotgun sequence encodes:
- the LOC129217583 gene encoding protein lethal(2)essential for life-like, giving the protein MALFPSLLRRNWWDAWDYPSSILDQHFGMGLLDSDLYPPSLISGYVLRPRTQAAMQASGQSEVKNDADKFKVMLNVSHFKPNEVDVKVVDNFVVIHGKHEEKSDEHGFIQREFTRRYMLPEGAEPEAVKSSLSPNGILTVEAPKKAKEIAPPNERVIPITMTKADAVEDKK; this is encoded by the coding sequence ATGGCTCTGTTTCCATCGCTTCTACGACGCAACTGGTGGGATGCTTGGGATTATCCTTCCAGCATTCTAGACCAACACTTTGGCATGGGTTTGTTGGATTCGGACTTGTACCCTCCATCTCTAATTAGCGGATATGTACTTCGCCCTCGTACTCAAGCAGCTATGCAAGCGTCTGGCCAGTCCGAAGTGAAAAACGATGCGGATAAATTCAAAGTTATGCTGAACGTGAGCCATTTCAAGCCGAACGAAGTCGATGTGAAAGTTGTGGATAATTTCGTCGTCATCCATGGTAAGCACGAAGAAAAGAGCGACGAACACGGGTTCATCCAGCGGGAATTCACGCGACGATATATGCTACCCGAAGGTGCGGAACCTGAAGCTGTGAAGTCTTCCCTCAGCCCCAACGGCATCCTGACCGTCGAAGCTCCGAAAAAGGCGAAGGAAATTGCCCCGCCGAATGAGCGTGTTATTCCTATCACCATGACGAAGGCTGATGCAGTGGAAGACAAAAAGTAA